A single Anopheles funestus chromosome 2RL, idAnoFuneDA-416_04, whole genome shotgun sequence DNA region contains:
- the LOC125766540 gene encoding RNA exonuclease 1 homolog, with amino-acid sequence MLPATGLFRTINCPFYEKDLCPRPYCHFKHAKTVPPTVVKYSATPKSLLNQTGVPDQSDGGETIARKKPKLEYIPVSSVAPKYVPSSVAKLQTTKTNGEKVTDSEASETNDQSTAASDKNHSQEETNTSDAVPPEETENTESIAEQNAAHKKKHENGVSTVEKKPTEESKHHSSSKNSHTSTGDSDRRKESSSRHSSSSRSKSSSHDKKHRSSESSSKEKASNTSSSSNSKSKHRDKERESSKSHSSSKHSSERDRHRSSSEKKDRSHSKSSSSKSTSTSSSSSSSKIKNKNSNSSSNGSNNSSKKKEHKSSSTSSATKSSSKGSDVSEKSAAPEPKSTQPLEDEIYQELINNPPSDIDFDSDDDVMQQCKMIFEEYEPDVPKAERTETTKSNGQVDLIDKIADKYYDDNRKKRVAYENATTSKLTPVVKKKTNHVQNAIKSVYLRQEIVRKQQEELAARKRAEEEVKRQIEEETRKAMPKPATMSVPINGSSVPSISANNFRNISPETSLGTPKSRFTPAVNVLAFQKAKEKIEQLKRNQSAFTPAQTAPKTGSRVAHAGSVLASKAAATPAAQAPPILEPTSSKISYNIRMQYYGLMVKHCLNIYPTCEDAWERAQTEELAVMKKCSTAMIYKSSALLTINKLRKEAVETGSEATDKNKTVSHDVILAGKMVHNISWSVNKKLKTEVKTSAYTIDNAPGAVAYKMIHECKLTEEQLRSNGFPRATDVAGKAKIHKPKPSRPPNENERYCSRCSKVYNLEAYDEPQVDACNYHPKSTCYRRGFADNLHNCCQQPSGTPGCMYANYHVSCFMDYDDLTGFVKTIEPAEDYQLTKKDVFALDCEMCYTTAGLELTRVTVVDINEKTVYDTLVKPSNRVVDYNTRFSGITEEMLRKTTTTLYNVQAVLLSMFNSETILIGHSLESDFKALKLIHDVVVDTSVLYPHKMGPPKKRALKTLCIENLKKIIQENDDGHDSAEDAVVCIQLIKHYLRNRIL; translated from the exons ATGCTTCCGGCCACGGGATTGTTTCGGACCATTAATTGTCCCTTCTACGAGAAGGATCTCTGTCCGAGACCTTACTGCCACTTCAAACACGCAAAAACAG TACCACCCACTGTTGTGAAATACAGTGCAACCCCGAAAAGCCTTCTGAACCAAACTGGAGTACCGGACCAGTCGGATGGAGGTGAAACAATCGCACGCAAGAAACCTAAGCTTGAATACATACCCGTATCTAGTGTTGCGCCAAAGTATGTACCGTCCAGTGTTGCTAAATTGCAAACCACCAAAACGAATGGTGAAAAAGTTACGGATAGCGAAGCTTCCGAAACCAACGATCAATCCACCGCTGCATCAGATAAAAACCACTCGCAGGAAGAAACAAATACTTCCGATGCAGTACCGCcggaagaaacagaaaacactGAATCGATTGCAGAGCAAAATGCTGCGCATAAAAAGAAGCACGAGAATGGTGTGTCCACCGTGGAAAAAAAGCCTACAGAGGAAAGTAAACATCACAGCTCATCGAAGAACAGTCACACTTCGACCGGTGATTCTGACCGAAGAAAAGAATCATCTAGCCGGCATAGTTCTAGCTCACGCTCCAAGTCCTCATCGCATGACAAAAAACATCGATCATCCGAATCATCTAGTAAAGAAAAGGCTAGCAACACAAGTTCTAGTAGTAACAGTAAAAGCAAACACCGAGATAAAGAACGCGAAAGCTCCAAAAGTCACTCCTCGTCGAAGCACTCCTCGGAGCGTGACCGTCACCGAAGTTCGTCGGAGAAGAAGGATCGGTCGCACAGTAAAAGTAGTTCATCAAAAAGCACCAGTaccagcagtagcagtagtagtagtaaaatcaaaaacaaaaatagtaacAGCAGTAGTAATGGTAGCAATAATAGCAGcaagaaaaaggaacacaaaTCATCATCCACTTCCTCGGCGACTAAGTCGTCCAGCAAAGGGTCGGATGTTTCGGAAAAATCAGCTGCACCGGAGCCAAAATCCACCCAACCATTGGAGGACGAAATCTACCAAGAACTGATAAACAATCCACCAAGCGACATCGATTTCGATAGCGACGACGATGTGATGCAGCAGTGTAAAATGATATTCGAAGAGTACGAACCGGACGTACCCAAAGCGGAAAGGACTGAGACCACCAAATCGAATGGACAGGTCGATTTGATAGATAAGATTGCTGATAAATATTATGACGATAATCGGAAGAAACGAGTCGCGTATGAGAATGCTACCACGTCCAAGCTAACGCCGgtggtaaaaaagaaaaccaatcaCGTGCAAAACGCTATCAAA TCGGTGTATTTACGGCAGGAGATCGTGCGAAAGCAACAAGAAGAGTTGGCAGCGCGGAAACGGGCGGAGGAAGAAGTTAAACGACAAATCGAGGAGGAAACTCGTAAAGCAATGCCAAAACCCGCCACCATGTCGGTACCCATCAATGGATCGTCCGTTCCATCGATCAGTGCAAATAACTTCCGCAACATATCTCCTGAAACCAGTCTTGGAACTCCAAAAA GTCGCTTTACACCCGCCGTCAACGTGCTTGCCTTCCAGAAGGCGAAGGAAAAGATCGAACAACTGAAACGCAATCAATCCGCATTCACGCCTGCACAAACCGCACCGAAAACAGGTTCGCGTGTTGCCCACGCCGGTTCGGTGCTAGCGTCTAAAGCGGCTGCTACACCAGCTGCCCAAGCACCTCCAATACTGGAACCAACGTCGAGCAAAATATCGTACAACATACGGATGCAGTATTATGGTTTGATGGTCAAACACTGTCTAAACATTTATCCAACCTGTGAGGATGCCTGGGAGCGTGCACAAACGGAGGAGCTGGCAGTGATGAAGAAGTGTAGTACGGCAATGATCTATAAAAGCAGCGCACTGCttacaataaacaaacttCGCAAGGAAGCAGTCGAAACGGGTAGCGAAGCAACGGACAA aaacaaaacagtttcgCACGACGTCATACTGGCGGGGAAAATGGTTCACAATATTTCGTGGAGTGTAAATAAGAAATT aaaaacgGAAGTTAAAACATCTGCCTACACGATCGACAATGCACCGGGTGCTGTAGCCTACAAGATGATACACGAGTGCAAATTAACCGAGGAACAGCTCCGTTCGAACGGATTTCCCCGTGCTACCGATGTGGcgggaaaagcaaaaattcaCAAACCCAAACCATCTCGGCCACCGAACGAAAACGAACGCTACTGTTCCCGTTGCTCGAAGGTGTACAACCTTGAAGCGTACGATGAACCACAGGTAGACGCGTGTAACTACCACCCAAAGAGTACCTGCTATCGGCGCGGGTTTGCCGACAATCTACACAACTGCTGTCAACAACCGTCCGGTACACCGGGCTGTATGTATGCAAACTACCACGTGTCATGCTTCATGGACTACGACGATCTAACTGGATTTGTGAAAACGATCGAACCCGCGGAAGATTATCAACTCACGAAAAAGGATGTGTTTGCGCTGGATTGTGAAATGTGTTACACTACGGCCGGATTGGAGTTGACCCGTGtaactgtggtcgatattaACGAAAAAACCGTTTACGATACGCTGGTAAAACCTTCCAATCGAGTCGTTGATTACAATACTAG GTTTTCTGGCATTACGGAAGAGATGTTGCGAAAAACTACCACCACGCTGTATAACGTGCAAGCCGTACTGCTGTCCATGTTTAACTCAGAAACCATTCTCATTGGGCACAGTTTGGAAAGTGATTTTAAAGCGCTGAAGTTGATCCACGACGTCGTCGTCGATACGTCTGTGCTGTACCCGCACAAGATGGGTCCACCGAAGAAGCGTGCACTCAAAACATTATGCatagaaaatttaaagaaaattatacaaGAAAATG ATGATGGACATGACAGTGCGGAAGATGCTGTTGTCTGCATTCAACTCATCAAACACTACCTACGCAATCGCATTCTGTGA
- the LOC125766552 gene encoding acyl-coenzyme A thioesterase 9, mitochondrial-like has protein sequence MIATRVRFGGLPNIVQRQLEPKRYGMAQYQRTLNVATPSSLISDTKTTLPVSSRGHRMFSSINYLRGDLECTAGTMNDVKQTIIKKLGIEVGYTPFVSTREHLVQYVPPSVNVLPPRSMQDSFTSAIIPLTTDKILKDKYVGFMGNVRVGRLMEDMDMFAVWVVHKHVLLPDLPEGVSLPYTFVTVLVDKIDFTDLVPTHDADIRLSGHVSWVGRTSVEVVVWMEQKLHGKWRKLTRALFLMAARDATNTKAAFINPLVPANEEEKAIFDGGESRKKRRIQMQQEDLLKTEPNDFEQRMVHELFVKSIDTKSKAFNKRILPPGYVWMEEATMANIVFSHPEDRNAHNKVFGGFLMRNALELSWALAYNFAKRRPKLEHISDISFHHPVDVSSMLNMQAHVIFTDLHYMEIVVLADVYDAVTGQQTTTNSFYYTYSVAERLPKIMPKTYHEAMYYLDGRRKFRYAMGIDAATSSAPPAGTTDTTKSKL, from the exons ATGATTGCAACCAGAGTACGATTTGGTGGATTGCCGAACATAGTGCAGCGACAGTTGGAGCCGAAACGATATGGAATGGCACAATACCAACGTACCTTAAATGTCGCTACACCTAGCTCGCTGATAAGTGATACGAAAACAACCCTTCCAGTGTCGTCACGCGGTCATAG aaTGTTTTCCAGCATCAACTATCTGCGAGGCGATTTGGAATGTACGGCCGGAACGATGAACGATG TGAAACAAACGATCATAAAAAAGCTTGGAATTGAAGTCGGGTACACACCGTTCGTAAGCACCCGCGAACATCTGGTGCAGTATGTACCTCCATCGGTTAATGTACTCCCACCCCGGAGTATGCAGGATTCGTTTACATCGGCAATAATTCCGCTGACGACGGATAAAATTCTCAAGGACAAGTATGTCGGTTTCATGGGAAATGTGCGCGTTGGTCGACTGATGGAAGATATGGATATGTTTGCCG tTTGGGTGGTTCATAAGCATGTTCTGTTGCCGGACCTGCCCGAAGGAGTTTCTCTACCGTATACGTTTGTAACCGTGCTGGTGGACAAGATCGATTTTACCGATCTAGTACCAACTCATGATGCCGACATTCGTCTTTCTGGACATGTAAGTTGGGTGGGACGGACCTCGGTAGAGGTAGTGGTCTGGATGGAGCAAAAACTGCACGGCAAATGGCGCAAGCTTACGCGCGCACTGTTTCTAATGGCAGCACGAGATGCGACCAATACGAAAGCCGCCTTTATCAATCCGCTGGTCCCTGCAAACGAAGAAGAGAAAGCAATTTTCGATGGAGGGGAAT CGCGCAAAAAACGACGCATTCAGATGCAGCAGGAAGATTTGCTAAAGACCGAACCAAACGATTTTGAGCAACGCATGGTGCACGAACTGTTCGTAAAATCCATCGATACCAAGAGCAAAGCCTTCAACAAACGCATCCTACCACCGGGATATGTTTGGATGGAGGAAGCCACCATGGCGAACATAGTGTTTTCCCATCCCGAAGATCGCAACGCTCATAATAAAGTGTTCGGTGGATTCTTGATGCGCAATGCACTAGAGTTGAGCTGGGCTTTGGCTTACAATTTTGCCAAGCGTCGGCCCAAGCTAGAACATATATCGGACATTAGCTTCCATCATCCGGTGGATGTTTCTTCGATGCTGAACATGCAGGCACATGTCATCTTTACTGATCTTCACTACATGGAAATTGTTGTGCTAGCCGATGTGTATGATGCCGTGACCGGGCAACAAACGACAACGAACAGTTTCTATTACACGTACTCTGTCGCTGAACGATTGCCCAAAATAATGCCGAAAACGTACCACGAGGCAATGTATTACTTGGATGGACGACGAAAATTCCGCTACGCCATGGGTATCGATGCAGCTACGTCGTCTGCTCCGCCTGCAGGAACGACGGACACAACGAAGAGCAAGTTGTGA
- the LOC125766548 gene encoding uncharacterized protein LOC125766548 gives MTNCVNLITRYGSLRAWIVNLVFGCLVYASGHYTVGGVTVDIFPLAPSTESMLSHRHHQYLKGSFVTSKMKSHIKRILNINEENSTLDSYLLSLFNMENLNPTYVFLLPSIDGKNHVRKLIYQRSDFEEAEFPNVTTINKFTGKPNRTGTVTKPGSDMLLEKKIFEHLEKDTMDDGTRQVIEENVRTERNFIKFMDELNRDLEEEENRRMLKESLRQSMTRSTTTALFTPYTYRSTQTVGWDDLGLEGWAGGLREIQGHRFDHPVLEKPKTTKPPQTMLQASFNAVPQIPVRPTVSLGMQTKAPVNQTAVAASAAARYKQTGVLLSEHVGVKLQEIYKRTNGSNARIKWPITNSRDAHRDEDVFIARANNPFGHSTKWRWSNETDQEDPLKVEVQSSRDGRAKRGVYNLYSMIKCATGCDPIIYKGYGCYCGFLGSGQALDGIDRCCKMHDYCYSTANCPMFLEYFVPYLWKCYRGRPLCAIDHGEWGGPGSCASRLCHCDLSLSKCLRRYYCPRKRNVCTTSPLRLLQNLVMVF, from the exons ATGACGAATTGTGTGAATTTAATAACTCGCTACGGCTCATTACGGGCGTGGATAGTGAATCTAGTGTTCGGGTGCTTAGTGTATGCTAGTGGCCATTACACCGTCGGTGGTGTTACAGttg ATATATTCCCGCTAGCACCTTCAACGGAATCGATGCTTTCGCATCGTCATCACCAATATCTCAAAGGATCGTTCGTTACGTCGAAGATGAAAAGCCACATAAAGCGCATTTTGAACATAAACGAAGAAAACAGTACGCTGGACAGCTATCTACTCTCGCTGTTTaatatggaaaatttaaatcccACCTACGTGTTTTTGCTACCGTCGATCGATGGTAAGAACCATGTGCGCAAACTGATCTACCAGCGCAGTGACTTTGAGGAGGCCGAATTCCCGAACGTGACCACCATCAACAAGTTTACCGGTAAGCCGAACAGGACGGGAACCGTTACCAAACCTGGCAGTGATATGTTGCTGGAGAAGAAGATCTTCGAGCATTTGGAGAAGGACACGATGGATGATGGGACGCGCCAAGTGATCGAGGAGAATGTTCGGACGGAGCGGAACTTTATAAAGTTTATGGACGAACTGAACCGTGATCTGGAGGAGGAAGAGAATCGTCGAATGCTGAAGGAAAGTTTACGCCAATCGATGACACGAAGTACGACGACGGCCCTATTTACGCCGTACACGTACCGCAGCACGCAAACCGTTGGCTGGGATGATCTTGGCCTGGAAGGATGGGCTGGTGGGTTGCGTGAAATTCAGGGTCACCGGTTCGATCATCCCGTGTTGGAAAA ACCTAAAACTACCAAACCACCGCAAACGATGCTGCAGGCAAGCTTTAACGCAGTACCGCAGATACCGGTACGGCCAACTGTTTCCCTAGGAATGCAGACCAAAGCACCCGTCAACCAGACGGCAGTGGCAGCAAGTGCTGCTGCCCGCTACAAACAGACCGGTGTTCTGCTGAGTGAGCACGTGGGCGTTAAGTTGCAGGAAATCTACAAACGCACCAATGGGAGTAATGCACGGATCAAGTGGCCGATCACGAATAGCCGGGATGCGCATCGAGATGAGGATGTGTTCATCGCGCGGGCAAACAATCCTTTCGGCCATTCGACCAAATGGCGCTGGAG TAACGAAACGGATCAGGAGGACCCACTGAAGGTAGAAGTCCAATCATCCCGCGATGGACGAGCGAAGCGTGGCGTCTACAATCTTTACTCGATGATCAAATGTGCGACCGGTTGTGATCCCATCATCTACAAGGGCTACGGGTGTTACTGTGGATTTTTAGGTTCCGGCCAAGCACTGGATGGTATTGATCGATGCTGCAAAATGCATGACTATTGCTACAGTACCGCCAACTGTCCGATGTTTTTGGAGTACTTCGTTCCATACCTGTGGAAGTGTTACCGGGGCCGTCCACTGTGTG CAATCGATCACGGTGAGTGGGGTGGTCCGGGTTCGTGTGCTTCCCGACTGTGCCATTGCGATCTGTCGCTCTCCAAGTGCCTGCGGCGGTATTATTGTCCgcggaaacgaaacgtttgcacCACATCACCGTTACGGTTACTGCAGAATTTAGTGATGGTTTTTTAG
- the LOC125766541 gene encoding bromodomain-containing protein 8 — MSSIQERLQMKRVPLDKWSTKEKLCLASSVACSGDQNWMSVSRSLKMLCSGNRPNDWFAQKSCAAQYGKLLENVETPKRKKRTASERDGVAAVETPGESILRKLTQERIIELKKTIQEETQQYIKVKEDIILIQSGVTDEKKLREMWKQIEQEKAQKEKEQIQHAQWLKEREEKKLELERQWRPLYPSSPTATKAPTPPIKFKDETDDDSQGSCKSGTSPLLTSLLKNPGDARSSGAPVNSPSAGARPVASPTITNLLTGSTGSAAKSPSATGIAGLGGGSELDAQLGVTIKQEALAASTSATDGKEPLTVKVEAASGSVATKPDESNATKSEALFAEMDSEDNADPAKDLMDVLEDLIPDDLDEILKENSGMILEDVDLKNVVDSIMEEDTLKDKDIDLMAEAEDVQMAEVVEETVAETASKNEAPSVERAKSPPVNVSPAIAPVAVPSAAAAVDATIKPSSSSIEKGEDTSGADNLADEKVTVVPQQTASKSQPVVKEQECVPGAVETKVEIIPIEDSTSNSPATNDPSSDDNKDTAEDSSGQEQPESVIVVSDSAKEEEEFEDREGEVSPTDGGPLAIEDEDSDDKPLASLEVGTDTGKSALKDEMESVNKPLTVAVEPEKRSNETIVSPKVEKLEVTKGDPGPSASIDEAKAKKEAMEKLASEYDFKDDVEPIVQLSTRKVKEEKHVSEDEVFVDAQETVEEPEEVKEIEPPVKKPPADDTALTVTDTDDDSLIEMKIGKAKRDYSRRRLADEAQKLRDDLAGHSRSEETEGRSLRKLRDRDRSESPFVVQDDEPNEKMKRSYSSTPVMDSIPGSPASSEDRDYRAWKKSILAVHSKIASSKNATAFQKPFPDDQTMAELIYRPMDLGQIKRNIENGNIRTTAEFQRDVLLMCTNAIMLNRGEVCSPQTANQLMRESVSIIESGMDPKAVKERDGDRSTHKRSSRKSTTRNSSAGRS; from the coding sequence ATGAGTTCGATACAGGAGCGCCTTCAGATGAAACGGGTTCCGTTGGACAAGTGGTCAACGAAGGAGAAACTATGCCTGGCATCATCCGTTGCGTGCAGTGGCGATCAAAACTGGATGTCGGTGAGCCGGTCGTTGAAGATGCTGTGCAGTGGAAACCGACCGAACGATTGGTTTGCACAAAAGTCCTGTGCTGCCCAGTACGGCAAGTTGCTGGAGAATGTGGAAACGccgaaacgaaagaaacgcACCGCATCCGAGCGGGACGGTGTTGCTGCGGTGGAAACACCCGGCGAATCAATACTCCGGAAGCTAACGCAGGAGCGCATCATCGAGCTGAAGAAAACGATCCAAGAGGAGACGCAGCAGTACATCAAGGTGAAGGAAGACATCATACTCATACAGAGCGGCGTTACCGATGAGAAAAAGTTACGCGAAATGTGGAAACAGATCGAGCAGGAAAAGGCCCAAAAAGAGAAGGAACAGATACAGCACGCGCAATGGCTGAAGGAGCGGGAGGAGAAAAAGCTCGAGCTCGAGCGTCAGTGGCGTCCGCTGTATCCGAGTTCACCCACTGCTACCAAAGCACCGACACCGCCGATAAAATTTAAGGACGAAACCGACGACGATAGCCAGGGCTCGTGCAAGTCTGGAACGTCTCCTTTGTTGACATCGTTGCTGAAAAATCCTGGCGATGCGAGAAGTTCCGGTGCGCCGGTGAACTCACCATCGGCTGGAGCACGCCCAGTGGCTTCACCTACAATAACGAATCTTTTAACGGGAAGCACAGGAAGCGCTGCCAAATCACCTTCGGCGACGGGCATTGCTGGGCTGGGAGGTGGAAGCGAGCTGGACGCTCAGCTTGGAGTAACGATTAAGCAGGAGGCACTCGCCGCTTCGACTAGCGCAACCGATGGAAAGGAACCGCTTACGGTGAAAGTAGAAGCCGCGTCAGGAAGCGTTGCAACGAAACCTGACGAATCGAATGCGACCAAATCCGAAGCGTTGTTCGCAGAGATGGACAGTGAAGATAATGCCGATCCGGCGAAGGATCTGATGGATGTGCTGGAAGATCTAATTCCGGACGATTtggatgaaatattgaaaGAAAACAGTGGCATGATACTGGAGGATGTCGATCTGAAGAATGTGGTCGATTCGATAATGGAGGAAGATACGCTGAAAGATAAGGACATCGATCTGATGGCAGAAGCGGAAGATGTTCAGATGGCGGAAGTAGTGGAGGAAACTGTTGCCGAAACGGCTTCAAAAAACGAGGCACCCTCGGTGGAACGTGCTAAATCTCCACCCGTAAATGTGTCACCGGCAATAGCACCAGTTGCAGTtccgtcagcagcagctgcagtgGACGCCACCATCAAGCCTTCGTCGTCCAGCATTGAGAAAGGGGAAGACACGAGTGGGGCAGATAATTTAGCTGATGAAAAAGTAACAGTCGTTCCACAGCAGACCGCTTCCAAATCACAGCCTGTTGTGAAGGAACAAGAGTGTGTTCCCGGCGCAGTCGAAACAAAGGTGGAAATAATCCCGATTGAAGATAGCACCAGTAATTCGCCGGCAACAAATGATCCCTCCAGTGATGATAATAAAGACACAGCGGAAGATTCAAGCGGACAGGAGCAGCCGGAAAGTGTGATAGTGGTGTCGGATTCGGCCAAGGAGGAGGAAGAGTTTGAAGATCGAGAAGGTGAAGTGAGCCCGACTGATGGCGGTCCGCTCGCGATCGAAGATGAAGATTCGGACGACAAACCGCTTGCTTCGCTGGAGGTTGGGACAGACACTGGTAAATCGGCCCTGAAGGATGAGATGGAATCAGTTAACAAACCGTTGACTGTTGCGGTAGAGCCGGAGAAACGTTCCAATGAAACGATTGTTTCACCGAAAGTTGAGAAACTAGAGGTGACAAAAGGTGACCCCGGTCCCTCGGCATCGATTGATGAGGCAAAGGCCAAGAAGGAAGCGATGGAAAAGCTAGCTTCAGAGTACGATTTTAAGGATGATGTGGAACCGATCGTACAGCTATCGACCAGGAAGGTTAAGGAGGAGAAACACGTATCGGAGGATGAAGTGTTTGTCGATGCTCAGGAAACGGTGGAAGAACCGGAGGAGGTAAAGGAAATTGAACCGCCAGTGAAGAAACCACCCGCAGACGATACGGCACTCACCGTGACGGATACCGACGATGATTCATTGATCGAGATGAAGATCGGTAAAGCGAAGCGTGACTATTCCCGACGCCGGCTAGCGGATGAAGCACAGAAGCTCCGAGACGATCTGGCCGGACATTCACGTAGCGAGGAAACGGAAGGCCGATCGTTACGGAAATTGCGCGATCGCGACCGTTCGGAAAGTCCGTTCGTGGTGCAGGACGATGAACCGAACGAGAAAATGAAACGCAGCTATTCGTCCACACCGGTAATGGATTCGATACCGGGTTCGCCCGCATCGAGCGAGGATCGGGATTATCGCGCCTGGAAGAAGTCCATACTTGCCGTGCACTCGAAGATTGCCTCGTCGAAGAATGCGACCGCATTTCAGAAACCCTTCCCAGACGATCAAACGATGGCCGAGCTTATCTATCGGCCAATGGATTTGGGGCAAATAAAGCGTAACATCGAGAACGGAAACATTCGTACGACGGCCGAATTTCAGCGCGACGTTTTGCTCATGTGCACCAACGCGATCATGCTGAATCGCGGTGAGGTGTGTTCACCGCAGACGGCCAACCAGCTGATGCGGGAAAGCGTCAGTATTATTGAAAGTGGGATGGATCCGAAGGCGGTCAAGGAACGGGACGGTGACCGGAGCACACATAAGCGTAGCTCGCGTAAAAGCACGACACGAAATTCGTCTGCCGGAAGAAGCTAA